ATCGTCCGTCGGCTTTCGCGAGATTTTCGATTCGGCCCGATCTAACGAAAAGGATAAATACCCCATCATTGAGGAAAATACGACAATTTCGATCGAGGAAAGCCAGATCGATAGGCTGCTTCCATTCAGCGTCGAAACGCCATCCCCGCTAACGTTCGCCCCAAACCACGCCAATAGCCATTCGATGAAGACGATCAGCATAATTATGCCCCCCCAATCGGATGGGGATAATCATCCATTATCGGCGAAATCACCAAAGAGTAAATTTGCGTCCAGCGCCTGGCTCGAATAGTATTACGCTTATTTTCGACTAATTTTTCCCTTGCCGCCTTATGGATGTTTCGGAAGCAACAAACCCCGGCATCGCCTCTGCGGCGAAAGGTAGCGATCGTAAACCTCCGCTAAATCCTGGAGAGTAACTTTTTCAATTTCTTCCTGGTAATGCACGGCGTAATCGATCCCTTCCGTGATGCGGCCATAACCGTAAGTATGGGCGATCGAGATCATTTTTTCGTTGGAGAAAGCAAAATCGGCGCGCGACATGCTCTTGCTTTTTTCCAATTCCTCTTCCGTAATCTTTTCCCGCGCTTTTTTCAATTCGCTTTCGATCTCCGCTTCCACTTGCGGAATCTTGGAAGGTTCCGTCACGGCCTCAATCATAAACAGTCCAGCGTGAGTCAGGTTCCAGGCGTCGCAGCCGATCGAAGAAACGATGCCCAATTCATCGTTCAGCCTCCGGTGCAAACGGGATGAGCGCCCTTCGCCCAATATCATAGAAAGGATATCCAGAGCGTATTCGCGAGAAGTTCCTAATAACTTTGGCGTAGGGTAGCCGATAAGAAGATAGGATTGGTTTACGTCTCTTTCAATGACGATTTCGGAAGGAGCGTTAATGACGTCCCAAGCGCGATTCGCTTCGGACGGCGCTTCTTGGACGAAATCGCCAAGCAGACGGTTCAGCTCGTCCTGCGTCTCTTGCAATCCAATATCGCCCACGATGGATATCGTAACGTTTTTGGGATGATAGCGATTGCGCAAATAATCGTTGAAGGAATCGCGCGTAATCGTTTGCAGCGAGTCCTGCGTTCCCAGCACGTTGCGCCGGTACGGGCAGCGGGAAAAAGCCAAACTGGTGAATTCGTCGTAAATCTTCGACCAGGGATTGTCCTCGCTGCGCTTGATCTCTTCCAGAACCACGGAGCGCTCCCGTTCGATCTCTTCCGGATCGAAGAGGGGATGGCGCAAAGAATCGATCATCACTTCCAGCGCAGTCTTCCAACCGAAACTGGGGAGCACGACATAGTAATGGGTATAATCCAACGAGGTGGCGGCGTTGTTGTAACCGCCGAGGGAAGTGATGATCCGATCCATGACGCCAACGCCGAAACGTTCCGTTCCCTTGAAAAACATGTGCTCGTAGAAATGGGAAAGTCCCAGATGCGGTTCGGGATCGTGAACGGCGCCGGTTCCTATCCACATGTCAATGGCGATAATAGGCGCCATGCGCAGTTCCTTGTGGACGAGTGTAAAGCCGCTGGGCAGGCGGATTTCGGTATAGGGAAGAAGAGGATTTCCGTTAAGAGTCGTAGTCATATGATTAGTCCAAATTATTGGCGCCGGTTCGGGCGATAAGGCATCCCGCTTCGTGCAGCGATTGGCGCGTCTCTCCGCAATCGGCCCACCATCCTTCCAAATAATCGAAGGTAAGGGTTCCCTGACGCAGGTAGGCGTTGTTCACGTCCGTAATTTCCAACTCGCCCCGAGCCGACGGCTCCAGCGAATCGACGATTTCGAAGACCTGGGCGTCATACATGTATATCCCGGTAACGGCGTATCGCGAGGGGGGATATTTCGGTTTTTCCTGAATTTCCACAATGCGTCCGTTCTCGATTTTGGGAACGCCGTATTGTTCGGGATGCTCCACTTCTTTCAGCAGGATTTTGGCCCCGCGCTCCTGTTTTTCGAATTCCTTCACAAAGGGAACGATATTTTTTTCGATGATATTGTCGCCCAGCATGACGACGGCGCGGTCGCCGCCGACGAAATCGCGGGTTAACGCCAGCGCTTCAGCAATGCCGCCTTCGCGATCCTGGTAGGTGTAATGAAGGCGCTTCAAGCCGAATTCTTTCCCATTGCCCAGCAAGGGCAGGAAATCGCCTGCATGGTTGCCGCCGGTGATGATCATGATATCTTCGATCCCCGCCTGAAGTAGGGTTTGGATGGGATAGAAGATCATCGGCCGGTCGTAGACGGGCAGCAAGTGTTTATTGGTCACACGCGTCATCGGCAACAGCCGGGTTCCAAGACCTCCCGCCGTAATTACGCCTTTCATTGTCCGCCTCCCGGCGGCTTCAAACGGCCGCCGTATTGTTTTTTGTAATAAGCCTTGAATTCCGGCCCTTTAATTTTCTTCCACCATTCTTTGTTTTTCTTATACCAGGAGACGGTTTTAGCGAGACCTTCCTCAAGGGATACGGCGGGTTCCCAGCCCAGGGCTTTGATCTTGCCGCTGTCGATGGCGTAGCGGAAATCGTGGCCCGGCCGGTCTTCCACGAACGAGAGCAAGTCTTTCGGCTTTTTCATCAATTCCAGGATTTTTTCCGCCACGGCGATATTCCGTTCTTCCGCATATCCGCCGACATTGTAGATTTCGCCGGCAACGCCATTTTTCAGAACCAGGTCGATGGCCCGGCAATGATCTTCCACGTAAAGCCATTCCCGCATTTGATCGCCCTTTCCGTATACGGGAAGCGGTTCGTTTTCCATGGCGTTGGTGATGAAGAGAGGAATCAATTTTTCGGGATACTGATAGGGGCCGTAATTATTGGCGGCGCGGGTGACGATGGCGCTCAGGCCGTAAGTTACGCAATAGGCGCGGCAGAGGAGCTCGCCGCCGCCTTTGCTCGCCGAATAGGGCGAAGAGGGACGCATGGGGCTGTCTTCTTTCATCGGTTCGGCGAAGACGGGACCGTAAACTTCGTCGGTGCTGATCTGTACGAAACGCTCAACTTTGCATTGGCGCGCCGCTTCCAGGAGGTTGAAGGTTCCAATCACGTCGGTTTTAAGAAAATCGTCTGGGCGGCTGATGGAACGGTCGACATGCGTTTCCGCCGCAAAATTGACAATGGCGTTCACTTCCTTGCGGCTGAGGAGGTCCATGACTAACTGTTTGTCGGCGATGTCGCCTTGAAAGAAGCAGTAGCGGGGATCGCGTTCGATGGCGCGAAGATTCTCCAGATTCCCGGCGTAGGTCAGTTTGTCGAGATTGATAATATGAACATCCTCATAGGCGGAAAGCATATATTGTATAAAGTTGGAACCGATAAACCCCGCTCCACCCGTTACTAATAAGCTTGTCATAGGATAGGCCATCCTTGATTCGATCGAAATCGCTTATTGGCGCACGGAAACCGCCGCCGAACGCCAGGATGATGTAAAATCGTCTTTTCGTAAAAGCAGCCCGCGCTTTTTGCCGCCGGGCTTCGCCATAATCGGATAACCTCTTTATAGTAGCATAATTGAGAGATCGGGGAAAGCGATTGGAGGAGCTGGTTTAAAACGAAGAAAGCCGCCATCGGGCGGCTTTCTTCACCAAATACTTTTGTTTCGAGAATGTGCCGTTCTCTACTCTGATATTATTATATATCGGCAATGTTTCAATTGTCTAGAGTATTTTTTCATTTTTTTCAATTTTTTTTGGGGAGGGAGTTGGTTATGGATTTTCCCGATAGACGTCTATTCGCTTCCCTATAATGCTTTCGCTTTAGAAACCGGCATAATCATTGGACATTGATGCTTGAAGATTTCCTCCCGCCGCATTGACGGTTAACCTTGCAAGCGGATAGATCGAGTTATAAGATTCCAGGAGGAAGAGGCGGTTTTTTTTGTTTCTTCTATTCCTTATCGAGCAAGGAGAGATCAATGGCTCAAGAGATCTCGGGAAGTAATTTTAATTCGGAAGTACTGCAATCCACGGCGCCCGTCCTTTTGGATTTCAGCGCGACATGGTGCGGGCCGTGCCAAAAAATCGCTCCCATCGTAGACGAACTCGCAAAAGATTTTTCGGGGCGCGCCAAAGTGTTCAAAGTGGATGTAGACAACAATCAAGAACTGGCCTCCCAATATGGGATCATGAGCGTGCCTACTCTCATGATTATCAAGGGGGGCGAGGTTGTCAACAAGTGGATCGGCTTTACGCCGAAAGCAACGCTCTCCGAAGCGCTGGAAGCGACAATCTCTTCTTAAAATTATATGATAATCGAACAATAAGCCGTTGGACGAACCTTCCAATGGCTTTTTTGTCTATCGTTTAAGAGAGTTATTCGAACATCATTCATAAACCGGGGGGCGGCGCAGTTTAATCGCTACGATAATGGATCGTTCGTTTTTTCCGCGCCGCGATATTTATGAAATCGGCGAATAAATCTATAACGGATTTTTCCGAAGGAAAAGATCGATCGACGGCTTTTCTCCCCGTCCGTTGGATTCGTTCCATTGCCGGCGTTTTGAACGATCTCGCCTCGAATCCCATTATTCTCCAGGAATTCGTCAAGCAATTGCGCAGCGGCCGTTTTTTCGTCATGCTGGCGTTTATTCTCGGCGCGGGAACCTTAGCCGTAGCCTTATTTTGGCAGACTCCCAATTACAACAATTATCCCGCAGGTAGAAGACTGTTCTCGGCGCTGGTCGCGGGAGAGACGCTCGCCGCTCTATTGATGCTGCCCGCCATGATGGCTCATTCCTTGATCGTGGAGAGAGACCGTGACACTCTTCCCCTGCTGCTCGCGACGCCGCTTGGCCCAGGCCGCATCATCCTGGGGAAATTGCTATCCACGCTGGGGATCATGCTCCTTTTAATCGCAGCCACGTATCCATTAATCGGAGTTTGTCTGGCGCGAGGAGGCGTGGCGCCTTGGGAAGTGCTGGCGAGCGCCATTTTCTTGATCTATCTCAGCTTCGTTCTCGCCTGCTTCGCCGCTTATCACGCCCTGGCTTCCACAACGATATTCCGGGCCATTTTCACTACGCAGGCGACTTTATTTCTTTTTTTCGCATCCTTGGGTTTTGCGCTGGTTTTCGCTTCCGGGATTCTATATGGTTTTTGCTTGGCGGCGATGCGGGTATTGGGTTTTATCCTGCCGTTGGGAAAATATATCCCGATGATGTCGAAAATCCTGCTTATTCTATTCGGCGGCGTTGGATTCATCGTTCTAACGAGCATCCCTGTATGGCTGCTGTCTCAAGCCCGCAAACGGCTGCAAACGTTGGAGCCGAAAACCCCCTCTATCTGGACCCTTGAGATCCATCCCTCGTTTCAATACGGCCAAGTCGTGGAGGAAGAAAAAAAAGTTACCTTGCGCTCTCGATGGCTTCTTCGAGAGGGAGGCAATCCTTTTTACCTGCGGGAACGGCTCGGCTACAGCGCCGCGCATACGCCGTTTACGATTCCCTCCTGGTATCTGATCGCTCTGGCTTCCCACATCCTATTCATCCTGACGCCTATCGAGCAGGGGCGATGGGTTGCTGCCGCCGTTTTATTGTTTTCGGCGCAGTTTGCTCCGATCTATGCGGGAACCTTATTTGCGGGGGAGAAAGAGATCGGAACCTGGGATTTACTGTTGACAACGATAAGCCGTTCGCGGACGCTGTTGAACGGCAAAATGCTAGGAGCGTTGCATCAAGCCGGATTGCGCACGGCGGCTATGTTTTATCCGCCGTTCATCCTGGCGGCGATTCTAACCAAGATTCTCTCGGCTCAAGGCAGCGACATCCACGGCCCGACGTTTTTCTTGCTCGCCGCGTTCACAGTCATTATCGGGACGCAAACGTTGTTCCTAATCGCCATGACGTCCTATCTATCGCTCCGTTTCGAGCGGGTCAACCGAGTTCTTCTTTGGAGTTGGATTCTTTTCATCGGCTATTGCGCTGCTCCGTATCTCTTGGCGCCGATAGCGATTCAAAACGGCTATCATGGCATCGGCTTTTTTCTCTATGCTCTGAGTCCTTTGCATCTTATTCTTAGCATAAGCAGCCTATGGGAAACGCATTGGGAAATCATATTGATTTACTTCTTCGTTTTTATGGCGGGCGGCGGGATTTTTTATCGATTGAGTCTGCATTATTTGAAAAATAGCCGTTAAACAATTCATACTGCGCATTTCCATTCCCTCGCCCTTTGGGAGAGGGTTAGGGTGAGGGATTCTAAGTCTAACCATATCAACCCTCACCTAACCTCTCCCCATCTTGGGAGAGAGATTGGAAAAGCAACAAATTCGTAAGAAAACTGCGTTCGCGCGTAACATGAGTTAAATAAATAAAGCGGGAGATAAACTCTCCCGCTGGTTTCTTTCTTGAGCCTCTTGCAAAATTCCCTTAATTCCTCCCCCAAGCTTGGGGGAGGTTAGGAGGGGGTTGACGTAAGTCCATTAAAATCAACCCCCCTCTAACTCCCCCCAATCTTGGGGGGAGAATTTTAAGACGGATTTCATTAATTTTGCAAGAACCTCTCTTTATAAAACGTAAAAAAAACGTTTACGCCGTAATCGAATCGATGCGGATCCGGGTAAAATCCTGGCGATGGCCTTTAGTGCGGCGGTATTGTTTGCGTTTTTTGAATTTGAAGATGATAACCTTTCTGCTGCGATCATGCCGCAGCACTTTGGCTTTGACTTCCGCGTTTTCCAAATAGGGCTGGCCAATTCTTAAGGCGTTTTCGTCGCTGATCATCAACACTTGATTGAGGGTAAC
Above is a window of Candidatus Omnitrophota bacterium DNA encoding:
- the trxA gene encoding thioredoxin, with amino-acid sequence MAQEISGSNFNSEVLQSTAPVLLDFSATWCGPCQKIAPIVDELAKDFSGRAKVFKVDVDNNQELASQYGIMSVPTLMIIKGGEVVNKWIGFTPKATLSEALEATISS
- a CDS encoding sugar phosphate nucleotidyltransferase — protein: MKGVITAGGLGTRLLPMTRVTNKHLLPVYDRPMIFYPIQTLLQAGIEDIMIITGGNHAGDFLPLLGNGKEFGLKRLHYTYQDREGGIAEALALTRDFVGGDRAVVMLGDNIIEKNIVPFVKEFEKQERGAKILLKEVEHPEQYGVPKIENGRIVEIQEKPKYPPSRYAVTGIYMYDAQVFEIVDSLEPSARGELEITDVNNAYLRQGTLTFDYLEGWWADCGETRQSLHEAGCLIARTGANNLD
- a CDS encoding pitrilysin family protein, which codes for MTTTLNGNPLLPYTEIRLPSGFTLVHKELRMAPIIAIDMWIGTGAVHDPEPHLGLSHFYEHMFFKGTERFGVGVMDRIITSLGGYNNAATSLDYTHYYVVLPSFGWKTALEVMIDSLRHPLFDPEEIERERSVVLEEIKRSEDNPWSKIYDEFTSLAFSRCPYRRNVLGTQDSLQTITRDSFNDYLRNRYHPKNVTISIVGDIGLQETQDELNRLLGDFVQEAPSEANRAWDVINAPSEIVIERDVNQSYLLIGYPTPKLLGTSREYALDILSMILGEGRSSRLHRRLNDELGIVSSIGCDAWNLTHAGLFMIEAVTEPSKIPQVEAEIESELKKAREKITEEELEKSKSMSRADFAFSNEKMISIAHTYGYGRITEGIDYAVHYQEEIEKVTLQDLAEVYDRYLSPQRRCRGLLLPKHP
- the rfbB gene encoding dTDP-glucose 4,6-dehydratase, which gives rise to MTSLLVTGGAGFIGSNFIQYMLSAYEDVHIINLDKLTYAGNLENLRAIERDPRYCFFQGDIADKQLVMDLLSRKEVNAIVNFAAETHVDRSISRPDDFLKTDVIGTFNLLEAARQCKVERFVQISTDEVYGPVFAEPMKEDSPMRPSSPYSASKGGGELLCRAYCVTYGLSAIVTRAANNYGPYQYPEKLIPLFITNAMENEPLPVYGKGDQMREWLYVEDHCRAIDLVLKNGVAGEIYNVGGYAEERNIAVAEKILELMKKPKDLLSFVEDRPGHDFRYAIDSGKIKALGWEPAVSLEEGLAKTVSWYKKNKEWWKKIKGPEFKAYYKKQYGGRLKPPGGGQ
- the rplU gene encoding 50S ribosomal protein L21, producing the protein MYAIISAGGKQYQVAPGDVIDVEKIAADEGEMVTLNQVLMISDENALRIGQPYLENAEVKAKVLRHDRSRKVIIFKFKKRKQYRRTKGHRQDFTRIRIDSITA
- a CDS encoding ABC transporter permease — protein: MKSANKSITDFSEGKDRSTAFLPVRWIRSIAGVLNDLASNPIILQEFVKQLRSGRFFVMLAFILGAGTLAVALFWQTPNYNNYPAGRRLFSALVAGETLAALLMLPAMMAHSLIVERDRDTLPLLLATPLGPGRIILGKLLSTLGIMLLLIAATYPLIGVCLARGGVAPWEVLASAIFLIYLSFVLACFAAYHALASTTIFRAIFTTQATLFLFFASLGFALVFASGILYGFCLAAMRVLGFILPLGKYIPMMSKILLILFGGVGFIVLTSIPVWLLSQARKRLQTLEPKTPSIWTLEIHPSFQYGQVVEEEKKVTLRSRWLLREGGNPFYLRERLGYSAAHTPFTIPSWYLIALASHILFILTPIEQGRWVAAAVLLFSAQFAPIYAGTLFAGEKEIGTWDLLLTTISRSRTLLNGKMLGALHQAGLRTAAMFYPPFILAAILTKILSAQGSDIHGPTFFLLAAFTVIIGTQTLFLIAMTSYLSLRFERVNRVLLWSWILFIGYCAAPYLLAPIAIQNGYHGIGFFLYALSPLHLILSISSLWETHWEIILIYFFVFMAGGGIFYRLSLHYLKNSR